ATCCATTTTGGTCTCTTTCAGGCTGACGCGCCCCGCTGGGCCCGTTTATGCTGCACTGCAAATAAAGACCAATCGGCTCGCTTCGCAACAAAAAAGCGCCGGCTGCGGCAATCGTCACAAAAAAACCCCGCGACCGGTTGTCCGGAAGCGGGGTTTCTTCAAAAACGCCGTGTCAGTTCAGGACGTTATAGCCACGGCCGGCCATGCAGCGGCGATAGACCTCGCGCTGGTTCTGGACACCCGTGACCGCGCCGCCGCCAAGACCCAGGGCACCGCCGCCGGCAGCGCCCACCGCAGCACCCGTGCCGGCGCTGACGCCGCCCACCAGGGCACCGGTGATGGCGCCAAGTGCCGCGCCCGCTGCCGCGCCACCCAGGGCGCCCACAGCGGCATCACCCACCGGGCTGACCTGGTTGGCGTATTGCTCGCACTCGTAATTATCCTGGGAATAGCGCGACGAATCGACGCCCTTGGTGTCAACCATCGGCTGGCTGTAGCTGGAACACGCCGCCAGCATCGATGCCGTCAAAACCGCCGCCACAATCCGCTTCATGTTAAGTCCCTTTCTTGCTTCTCATTCCGGCGGCCGGCCTGCGTGACCGGGGAGAGCCGGATAACCATAAATCACACGTATTATAGATCGTTTCCCTGCCCTCCCGAACACTCAATTTTAAGTGAGCGGCCGGGTCCCGGGGCCTTAAGCAGGGCCTTTTAGTAGTAGGTGCTGTAGCCGCGCCCACGCATGCAGTTGTTGAGCACCTGTTTCTGGTTCTGGGTGCCGGTATAGGCACCGCCGGCCAGGCCCAGGACGCCGCCCGCGGCAGCACCGACCGCAGCGCCTTCGCCGACACTGACACCCTTGAACAGCGCACCCGAGAGGGCGCCCAGGGCCGCACCGCCGGCCGCGCCACCGAGGGCGCCCACGGCCGCATCCTGGACCGGGCTCACCTGGTTGGCATAGGCCTGGCACTCGGCCAGATCCTGGTTGTAATTGCCCTGAGCAAAAACACTGGGGGCAAAAGCACCGGTGCTCAGAACCGTCAGCGTCGCAGCCAGCAGAAGAATGCGTTTCATGATCTGATCCCTTTCCCAACCGATTTCAGCTTTGGGTCACCAGGTCGCCATGACCGGCCCCGTTGCTGAAAGAATTAGGCGATCCCGCGGATTTCCGCAGTGACCGGGGACACAATTTGGGCGTGATACGGCGCACAGTCCCGGCCGGGACGATCAGTCCCAATGCGGGGTCAGGGCCACCATCAGCATGTCGGCCCTGTCGCCCGAGCGCGACAGCGGCAGCATGGCCGCTTCATAGCGAATGAAACGGCCGGCATAGGGAATCTGCCGCTGGTAATAACCAGGCCGTCCCTCATCTATCGTGGTGCTGAAACTGGCATGGGCCATGGCGTAGTAGTCAGGCGGAAAACACTCGTCGAGATAGCGCCTCGTGCAATCGACGCCGAACAGCTCGACCTGTCTGGTGCCGTCCAGGCGGCACCAGAAGCGCCGTGGGTTTTCCACCACATCGAACAGGCTGAGATCGCCCAGGGCATAGGGCATCTCGGTTGGATCGATATCGGCGCGCAACGGCAACCGGCGTCCTCCCCGCTTGGCGTCCCAGAGAGCGACGACCCGCTTGAGCACCGGGTGCTCCGCCTTGGCGAGTATGCCAGCGACATGATCGTCCATCGTTTGATATCTACCCCCAATGATCGATCGTCAGTATGACCGCCTTTCGCAACCCAAATCCAGGAAGCAAAACACCGCAGGTCCAGACCGGGCTATATACAGCCTGGTATTGACAGGCCCCACCGGCGCTATAGACAGGACGTCACGCCTTCCATTTCCAGATAGGGCCGGCCGATTCCATGGCAAAATCCGAAAC
This genomic interval from Rhodospirillaceae bacterium contains the following:
- a CDS encoding glycine zipper family protein is translated as MKRIVAAVLTASMLAACSSYSQPMVDTKGVDSSRYSQDNYECEQYANQVSPVGDAAVGALGGAAAGAALGAITGALVGGVSAGTGAAVGAAGGGALGLGGGAVTGVQNQREVYRRCMAGRGYNVLN
- a CDS encoding PAS domain-containing protein, with the translated sequence MDDHVAGILAKAEHPVLKRVVALWDAKRGGRRLPLRADIDPTEMPYALGDLSLFDVVENPRRFWCRLDGTRQVELFGVDCTRRYLDECFPPDYYAMAHASFSTTIDEGRPGYYQRQIPYAGRFIRYEAAMLPLSRSGDRADMLMVALTPHWD